The region gggcccaacggagtagttTTCCTATGCCAGTcgcgggatacgaactggcaaccttccagccacaggtgcagatccttagccacagagccaccacaccacccagttgtatgtgtgtgtctcatggagagcaagttgggaaCCTCACAAACTACAGTTTGAGACCCCTGCTCAACAATAAAGGGTGTTTTAAATATCTTAGTGAAGCCTCAGTTGAACTAAAGTGTTTCTTGGTTGGaatatttgcaatttttttcagatgtttgGCATCTTATTTAACTTCCACCTGTACAACACAGTAGTTAAAAGGCCAACTCCAATATGTTGAATTAATCAAATTAGTAAATATGTTAAGGGTTCAAACTGTGAGAGCTCAGCAGGATTGGAAGACCAGGATTGGGACATCATACTGAGCACATTTTCAGCTCTCTGAGACATGCAGACCAAACTAAAATGTTGTAGCATGTAGTCAGAATCCTATATCTTCTTTTCTTTACTATTGTGTAATCTTTATGTTCTTTATCTATAGTGCTTGCCCTGAAATATGTCTCCCAAATGCATTTAATCTAGTTTCATCAAGAATTTCAGATGAGACTGGTCCAGAAAAACGTTGATTTTGAATCATGCCAAGACTTGCATTACTGTCACACACTACCAGCTACTAGAAGCTAGAAGCCAGTTTAAAGAAGGTACCGTTTTCTGGAACGTAACTGTGACAACGATGGCTGTTTTCAGAATATTAGCCCTACATGTATAAAAAACTTAGTCCATCATGTATTTGTCCACATGTATAAAACAGGATTTTTTTCATCATCTTGTGGGATGACTTGTCAATTAATGCTTATTAAACTGTCTGGTTTTTGGATTGGCATTAGTAagcattttattctgttttcagtACTACTGACTCTTTTCTAGACTCCCCACCCCTCCTCGACTCAGTATGTATTTTTTAGCACAATTCACACCATAAAAACCATGAACATAGAATGGGATTGCACCCTCCCTATTTTCCTTTCACACATTTTACTTCTGTGTATCAATGGTGTGTTCTTCTCATAAGCCATGAGAAATAGcagttttttctatttattgtcTGGCAACAAAATCAATGGCAGACTCACTTTGTGAGTTTGTACCTTCTGCATGTGTAAAATCCTTATCTATTCTGCTTTTCTTGATAGTCAAATAttgtggtggcacagtggttaaactataataatgataattccttatcctttttctggacactccactcaaagcgctctacaggtaatggggactcccctccaccaccaccaatgtgcagcatccacctggatgatgtgacggcagccatagtgcgccagaacgctcaccacccATCAGCTCTATCAGCTATCAGCGGGGAGGAccgcagagtaatgaagccaattcatagagggggattatttggaggccatgattgataaaggctagggggaactttggccaggacactttggtgacacccctacacttttcgagaaatgccctgggatttttaatgaccacagagagtcaggacctcggttttacatttcatcagaaggacggcacttttttacagtatagtgtccctgtccccgtggtattaggacccacacagacagcagggtgagcaccccctgctggccccactaacacctcttccaacagcaaccttagtttttcccaggaggtctcctgtccaggaactgaccaggctcacacctgtgaGTGTGTTGCCAGTTGTGGGTTGCAGGAGATATGGCAGCCAGCTAATGCCTCCTAACTCATAAGACTTGGCATTCtcatttgtttattattatgcCTTGTCAGTTACTGTCGTTGTGaagaaaaagttatttttttactgcTGTTATTATAATGACTTTTGTACCTTTGTATTCCAGGTATATTCCAAGAGAGGTTGGTGTTGTTGTAGAGCTTCAAGCTTATTTGAGCTCAAAAGATAAGGAAGTATTCTTCAGATTGTCCTTTTTAGGATTTTGTTCCAAGTGGTAACTGTACTGAATTGTGGTTAGGGCAAAATACCTCTGTTCACTGGCAGTTGTGCTCTGTGCAGTAGATTCTTTGCAAAATGCGATAAAGTTATGCCATATGTGTTTAATCCAAGAGTAAGCAATACTGCAGAGTATTTAGtggattattttactttttgtagGCCTTATGTTAAGACAATGCATACAAATGCACTTTGGCCTCTGTAAGAGATGGTGTATCACACTTTACTTAGTTGTATTATTAACCCCAAGCTGCAGGTTGGTGAGAAGCAGAACAGGACTCAATACTTCTTTGGTCCAGTATGGTTAATGGTTCATATAGTCTTTGATACCAGGTTCATAAACAAGGGTTCAAAGAGGAGGttgttaaaaaagtgttttatttccgGTGTTGTGGCTTGGGTGAAACTGAAGACTGGGGCAAGGGAGGGGTGGAGACAACAACAAGTATTTCTGTTGGCAAGGTTGCAACATTGGTAACTGATATAGTAAAgcattttatgtgtttttgcaGAACATATTTCATGCACACTTCTCTGTACATTTGCTCGTGTGCCAGTTTTTCGAACTCCTGAATAAGGGAGGAGGCTTTTGTGGAATTTCCTGCCATTGGCATTGTGTATTTTAGAAATAATCAGCCAATCTTTTAGCAGCCCTTGAAAATGGAAAAGATTATATAACTTTCAATTAATTCCTGTTGTGTTTGATAGTTGTGATATATCCTGCTAAGCTGTATGCTTAGTTACCTTATCGTTTGCTTGCTTTCcattctacagtacagtcatatCCCAAGGAATGGAAACACAATgggggtgtacagtatgtccttgtgACACACATTCTTTTTTCTGTAAACGTTTCGCCTTGGTGTTATCTTGATGATGTGCTTGCCCCACAAAGTTAGTTTAATGTCTTTACAACAGCGTTCAGTTCAGCTGTGGAAACAGTGGTCTCCCATGTGTTCAGCTGGTATCAAACCTGGTGAAATAGCTGGCCAGGGAAAGAGTAAAATTTCCAGTAGTCAAAAACATTACCTGACAATGTGTAGGGCTGACGCTATCCTGTCACAGTGCATGACCCATGATATTGGAGCCATTACCTTGTTTCTTTTAAGAACTAGCACAGTGAGAACCTCAGATCAAGAAGTGGGCTGAATAGCCTTTTCTCTAATGTTACctgtcttatgttcttaaatctCATATAAAGTTTTATAGAAGATGTATGGCTGAAGATGTGGTCACATGAgacagaaattaattttaagtcTCAATTCACAAAATCTAGCATGAGTGCAGTACTGCACATCACCTCGTCACAGCGATGAATCGTTTGGGTGCAAGCACCATGTCAATAGGATACTCCTCATCAATAGGCACTGGGAAGATTGTCAGGATTGATCCAGAAAGAAAATAGACCAAACCTAGTGGAAAACTAAATCCTAAACGCCTTGTCACCCACGAATCTAAAACTGAGTCAAGGATTTGCATTATTAGCAGTGACTTTAAAGCATGACGCTGAAGCTAGAGTGTAGAGATCCGACAAGGAAAGAGGGAATATTTTTGAGTGGCCCACTAGGCTTGATGTTTGCTGTTCATCAACTATCCCCCAAAAACTTTTCCGGGAAGATGGATGAATTTACACCATTCCAATGTACAAAACTGGTAGACCACAATCTAGAATAGCTCATGACAATAATTTGCTACCAAATGTGGTTCCACCACGCATTGATTTAGAGTCTTAATGCAATCAGTAGATCGGGAGCCttgaaaacaattttttaaaaacattttcagtttcagtATTCATATGATCATCTGAAACAAGGGCACTCAATTATAAAACTTTGGCCACAATGCAGCTTCAATTATTATGCAATATTCTGTCCTCAAAGGGAAGCAGAACAAATATTTGATGCAGTTCAATACTTGAACTGGTTTCACAGCTTCTAATTTTGATTGGTAACCAGACGTAAGAACTAGATGTAAGATGGATGCTTAAAGCTCATGGGTTAAGAATTGTTAGAATTTCTTTTCTagtgtaaaatacagtatacccaCAACATTTCTTACTCATGTAAATAGGACATTttaagtttaataaaaataaagttcccTTTCTTCCAGCAGTAAACCTAAATCTTTTCCATGTTGAAATTTCCCTCTGATATATCAGGATTCATAGGTTTTTCAGGTACAGGATTCATTAAACTATTATGTGGCTGAAGTGGTTTTGGTTGAGGAATAGCAGTTTAGGGATTTAAATTTAACTAATGAAGAATGAAACAAGAACACAAAAACCCTTATAGTTTATGTGAATTATGAAAATTAACTAGAGCTTGAATAATGAGCTGCTTCAGAGTCACTGAAACTGGGAGATAGTACTGAAATAGACTGTATCTTGGCTGACGGATTTGTCTTTTGTATATCCTGTATCTGATCAGAATGTAGGCAGGTCATGACTGCAAACTGTTCTTTCCCTTTCCTCTTGTTTCTGctaatattgaatttgttgtgaAACTGCTTTGAATTTGAGTTGCTTATTAAACATGcttttgttacagtatgtgggcTATGGAATGTGGTGATAGGGCAAACTGAGGCACTATTGCATTCATACAATCAATAGACAAACATTTGTCTTCACCCTCATTTCTCCTATGCCCTGTGTGAATTGTTTCCAATCTTGCCTTTTATCATTGGATGTGCTGTGTAGGGCTTTTAAAGCAGCTAGTTTTCTATAAGGATCCATTAATGTGTTCTTAATTCTCCTCATGACCAAGCCTTACCAAAGCAAGACATTGTGTAATAACACCTGTAGTGTCACAAAAGACTTTTGCATTAACACAACTCCCCAGAATTCTTGGACCACATTACTGGATATTACATAGGCTAATCCTAGGAAGGATTCATCATTGGTTGAGAAAAGATAATACACGAATACACATAGAAGATACACATATATTAATGCAGATACTACAGAGAACTGCAGTCTGTTTTATTGCCTTAGGAATGTACATTTGCCTTTTGCAGGCTAAAAAAACACCCACACCAATTTATATAACTTTGCAGtattcaaagtctttcattgCCTGAGGATGGAAGAAAACCTGTTTTGGTGCTCCACATCctattgttcttttgcagcattTGCCTAAAGTGAACCCTTTAAGTaaatgactgtactgtatataggtacTAATGCTGTCTTTTGCTTCTAACATCTGAATTAAAAGGTTATAATTTTGTATGTCCTTGTTTATTGTAATCCTGAGGAAAGTCTTCATCCTGTTGAATCATGCTGGATAGAAAGCCTTAATATAAAATGAGAATAAATACCACCTTGTTACAATATCCCTTCTTATCTCTTTTTCTCAGATTGGAAGTTTCTGTGACTTGGCTGCTTTCTCACTGGCAATGGTTGAAAGACTAGTCTTGTGACTGGCTCTGTAAGCTTCTTCACTTGAAATGGCACGGCTTTAATTCAGGGACCTGATTTTTAACTCGACTTTAGTTGCATAGAAGAAGCTTTTTGTGTTCATAGTTAATAATTTGGCCAGTTCAGATTATCTGCAGCCGTACTGCAAAGGTAAAACTCACTGCTGTGTGCCGAGGAGCTTAACCCtttgctgtattttgttttttacctttAAAATGTGCTAAAGTAGTTGTTTCTCCTTGGTATAATTATCCAAATTCATTCTTGAAAGTAAAATGACATTGTTCAGTCTCTATAGCACCTTCAAATACTGTCAATTCTATGCAAAGGAGTttcatgtatttttataaaactgGTATGAAGTTATGCCGGTAATTTAGTGGTCTAGACTTCTGGATCCAAATCTGTTTTTCCTCTGGGTTTTCATGAAAGTAGCATAAAAAGTGAACTGCAGTGCTGATTGAGGCTCaggcatttctgtttttgttggcTGTGGCTGGTGAACCCCTGGGGTTCTTGCAAAGCTGGTGAAGATCACCAGTGGCAGGACAGTCTGATGCCCATCGTCCAGGACCTCCTGCTTTGAAACGATCTGATGCTTTACCCATCTGTCCTTTGTCTGGCAGTTTGTACACCGGTTTTCTCTTAAAGTTGCAGCTCATCTGTGGGGACcagtgtatttttatacaagGTCATTTCGGGTTTTGAAGTACAAGTGAAGTTGAATGACAGGAATACTAGCCTAGATCTAGAAGAAGTGTGACAGTCGGCTGCTCAGGGTCAAGTTGGTTTACTCTAACAGATTtacctgattttttaaaaccatcCACTCATTTACCTAATCCCcttagcttttttttctaaattgtttcTGTGTATTTCCAGCTGGAATATCTTAAtgttttatgaagaaagtggtcTGAAGCGATTTAAATCCTTCTAAATCCTCTGTTTTTAAAGAAGCATAGCCAGAAAATTCTTTAAATGTGGGTGCTCATTTCCGGACTTCCATGATGTAGTGAAAGAAATTATGTTACAGTGTTAATTGTCTTTTTAAAGGGGGGAGAAGACAGAAATAAAAGCTGTGTATGATTGAGCTGACCAGGTTAGGCCGGGGTCTTCCTGAACCCGTGTGTTGATTCAGGAGCTGTTGTGTGTTGTCAGACATGGCAGCTGTGAGGGGGTGATGAGGCCAGAGGCTGTGAACTGTGACCTGCGCGACCGGGAGTCAAAATGGAGAGTCGTCTGAGTGGCAGCCTGGACTCCAGGGCCTCCCTGCGTGCTATCAGCTCCATCAACACTGCCCAGCTGGCCTCCAGGCTGGACTCCTATGAGACCGGGGAGAAGAAGTGCATCTCTGATGTCAGAAGGACCTTCTGCCTCTTCGTGACCTTCGACCTCCTCTTCATCACACTGCTGTGGATCATTGAGCTGAATGTGGGTGTTTGTTCACAAAGTTTCTTATTTTGCTGAtgattttctttctatttttgcCTTCAGTTTCTGATGGCAGTTGTAAAGGTGTAACGGCACAGATTTATAGAGTACAAaaatacagcatacagtacactgcacaTTAGggtaaatgtacattttttaaaatattactaataataatcaactttattttataatatcaTCCAAAGTGCtgtacaattaataaaaaaacacatttaacaaaataaaattaaagaaaattccAAGTCAATTAAACAtaggaaataaaataacaaaaagtcTTTATGAAAATGTAAGTTTTAGGCTAGACTGAAAATCTTCCTATATGACAGAGTCCTTGCTTTCTTTTTTGATGGTATTTGCAGTTTGGAGTTTTTTGGGCAACAAAAGGGCCTGTCAAAATTACTGTGAGATACTGTAACACCTGGAGGCGATTGCTAATTTACGAGATCATTATGCACTGTTAGTtatgtaataaaaatagcaGCAAGTGATTTTTGGAACACTGGAAACATTGCCTCGTAGcaaatatttctgaatttgTCACCCAGACTTATTTAATTCTCCTGTTCATAAAGGGTTGATGTGTTTATTAACAAGTTAATGTGCAAAACAGCTTTTTTATGTTGTTGGCCAGCATGTAATAATAGGTAGACATAACTTCTGATTTTACTTTGCAAGGCAAACGATGAAGAGGGTTCTTAATGTCATCTAAGTATTTAGAAATTTCAGTCATGTGcctttttgtttgtgtgtgttgtttataTAGGCTGTCTAATTTATCTTCTGATATTTTGCAATGCCTTCTGCTTGCTCAGCTTCAGAATCATTGTGGGGAAGGCTGTCACAACAACTGTGAAGTAGCAAGATTAGAATGTGAAGGAAAATATTAAAACTTTAGCTTGGTTTAGAATGCAGCTTTACTTTTAGTAGCAGTATCATATACACCATAGTTCTGGAGTTATTGAAATATTTGACTTGCTCCTGAAGTCATTCACAGCAATTAATTATGTGCTAATTacccaaatacattttaacagagATATCCTTTGCATTAAAGCAATGAAACCTCTGTCCCCCTAAATTATAATTTCTCACAGacagaaatgtgtgtttttcaaaTCTTACTTTTTCAGCCTTGTTTTTTGTGTCACTGCATACAAAAtctaatacaaataataatggTTTTATGCCAAGTTGTGTGCAACAGATCCAATATTATTCCAGTgtgaaaaaatatgatttgatttttaagttttaactGTAGGATGTCTGCACTAGGTAACAGttgtatttaccggtaactcgcagtagactgcgtacagcgtaccggaaaataatgcggtatcgcccacgcattttgaatggctgcatctgtatgtattaACACAGACAAGAACGTGGACACTTGCGTCTGACTGTTGTGTTGTGTCAAAAGCagtcttgtgtttttctttcatccATTTTTAGTGACCTCAGGCGTTTGTTTGAAATGTGAACATTGTACTACAGCAAGCTTGGTGGCAGAAAGACTTATTTTACAGTAGATAAATCAGAATTAATAACCATTCTATCAGCTTTAGTTTTGAATGGATAATGTTTATCCCAGTtaggaagaatgtttctcttgaCTGAGTTTAATCCTTTTCCAAGGTCTAGAGCAGATGATATTTAAAGGAGACACAAGAAAATGTTCTGGATTGTGATCCAGAGATGGTAAAAATACCTTTGATGCTTCATTAGCTTCATTGATAGTCTGATGTGAATTACGTTGCACATCTTTCCAATGCACCTTAAGatgctcttttattatttttctccttttttcaggCATATTAATTGgagcaaattaatttattaaattattctcAATAGTTTATTATTCTAAATCTAAATCAATCTTTTTTTGTCCCACTTTAGGTAAACGGAGGTATTGCAGAACAGTTAAGCCAGGAAGTTCTTCATTATGATTACCATGCTTCTTTTTTTGATATATttgtaagtattttttaattacctttAGTTTTGAGCCCAAAGTACAGGAAGATCAAGGAatcaaaaaaaattgtattcacATAAAGTCCATTCAAAGGTATAGCCATGTTATAATATGCATAAATGTAAAGTTTACTGCAACATTATCTTACTTAAGAAAAAATGTAGTTCTCTGCATTTTAATAATCCACACAGAGCCTGATTTCTTTTGATTGTTTTAtccatatttttattgttcatttCAGTCCACCAGAGGAATGAAAGTCAAGTTTGTATACAGTAGGCTCCAAATAAActggattttcttttccttggaCAGAAGGAAAATCAAACTTCATATGATGAAAATAAGTGTGATACATTTTCCAAATTTTTTGTATGCCTTAGAAAAGTACAAAAGCTCATAATGTCAGAGTCTCAGTTAATGTGCATTTACAAATTTCTGTGATTTCTGTGTGTGCACTTTGACCTCCAGTGCTTAGCAACCCCTTCACAGGATCTCCTAGCCATCATCAGAGCCCACTCATAGAGGATTGAGAAGTGCTGAAGcagttttagattatttttgtgtttcacaagCAGCACAGCAATGAAAGGGTTTCTAGAGAATCCGTCAGTTTAAAAGTAGCCTAGCTTCAGGGACACAGCTTCCTTCGTGATCTATTTACAGTTTATATGCAGTAGTTCTCTCAATTGGAGTTTCACATCAGCTGGAAATAGAAGTCAGCAGATGGGGCAGCATACAGCTTTAACCAGGCTGTCTgaacagcagggctgtccagagTGGGCACAGAGGATCTCATCCTCTTATGTAATTAGTGcttgaaaaaagcaaaacatcctGTACTACAAGggctaaaatattaaattgtgaGCCAGATAATAGAATTCTGTGCTTTGATTCTGTGACTGGAATTATTTCAAGGGGTGTTATGCTGAAAACCAGAATGAAACAATTTaaggattaaaaaataactcGCTTGCACCCAGAGCAGAGCCATAATTGGAAGGTGTTGCAAAGATGAGTGAAACTACTACTAATAAGATACTACCCTGTTAACATTACTATGAGAATTCATGATAGCTAGTGTATTCTCTAAGTGAAAGTAACAGTGAGCCATTAATGAACTAGCATGGGGACTTTCCAGTATTCTCTCTATTTTCTTGTGGTTgttagttgttgtttttttcaattaggGCTCTTTTTTTACTGAAGCGTTTCCTATGATTCAGATTTAATAGGCTACCTCTCAGTGGGTATTTTTGATGCAGGAAAAAGAGAGGTGTTTAGGATGATGTTTTTTCTACCTGGAGGAGTAAGTAAAgtcaaaaggttaaaaaaacacatttgtggtCACCCCTTCCTGCATTTTCTATCCCATCTCCTCCTAGCAGCCCTGTGTGAGGAAGTGTATATTTTTCACTCCTGACTTAGTTGTTTCCCCTTTTCCTTAGTAGTATTGGAGTTtccccttttcttttcttccacACAGATACTCGCAGTGTTTCGCTTCGCCATGCTGATCCTTGCATATGCCGTTTGTAAACTGCAGCACTGGTGGGCAGTAGCGGTAAGCTTACAGTGACACTAGCATGCGAGGCTGTTTCCTGTcacagtttaaaagaaaattcagtgACCTCACTTTTGAACCAAATGAGCTGACAAGAAGAAAAATGTCTCGCCTCCAGCAGACGACAACCTCCACGTTgacattttttctctctctctcttgtccAAATTCATCTCTCATGAGATTGGATTTATTTTGGCCAATTGTGTTCAGTAATTTGTAATATCCCTAAACAGCAATGTCTGATTTAATATGATAGAAGCTCATTTTCACATACATTTTGGTTCTTAATTAGAGTTtagattaaaagatta is a window of Lepisosteus oculatus isolate fLepOcu1 chromosome 6, fLepOcu1.hap2, whole genome shotgun sequence DNA encoding:
- the stard3nl gene encoding STARD3 N-terminal-like protein; translation: MESRLSGSLDSRASLRAISSINTAQLASRLDSYETGEKKCISDVRRTFCLFVTFDLLFITLLWIIELNVNGGIAEQLSQEVLHYDYHASFFDIFILAVFRFAMLILAYAVCKLQHWWAVAITTAATSAFLIAKVIISKLLSQGAFGYLLPITSFILAWIETWFLDFKVLPQEAEDENRLLSVASVSERAPLILPGPLSDGQFYSPPESVADSEEDIEEKHDSEKPVI